In Blastopirellula sp. J2-11, a single genomic region encodes these proteins:
- a CDS encoding family 16 glycoside hydrolase, translating into MKWHYTVRLAFLFAVGAVAIGAFFWGVWSMSFQSKSVIAHGFVETKFIDKFEHERTFLVYVPPGHQSVERLPLLLFLNGRGENGFDGYWTIENNFGLQIWENKQSFPFVCAIPQCAENKNFNGEQLEVALDFADYVAKEYGTDPDRFYITGVSQGGDGVWHAISKYPERFAAAVPLCGKPRVDAEKLAGSGLPIWNLYNQGDSASLVKMNEETRQQLLEAGASPNFTQYKQGGHDCWNLGFRSVGMWNWLTKQSRTPDRAKNGLFQLLSPQQALDAWTASPDSAWIASEDGSLVASSAVGDADHFAMLVSDLAYGPFDFHVDAIFGETASLCRIVLVESDGDSVSPSGLEIVLPLSEAGIGGVRRLNGEWIAALNPEAQRQLQADHANDIRIAGQGKHLELRINGWLAMEMPLLDSENGQARELRPAIVSDEGVSWKNLRVRSVQERG; encoded by the coding sequence ATGAAATGGCATTATACCGTACGACTGGCGTTTCTTTTTGCTGTAGGCGCGGTAGCCATCGGGGCATTTTTCTGGGGTGTCTGGTCAATGTCATTCCAGAGTAAATCGGTAATTGCTCATGGTTTTGTGGAAACCAAGTTTATCGATAAATTTGAACATGAACGCACGTTTCTGGTGTATGTTCCGCCCGGGCATCAATCGGTAGAACGTTTGCCGCTTCTTTTGTTTCTCAATGGTCGTGGCGAAAACGGGTTCGACGGCTATTGGACGATTGAGAACAACTTCGGCCTTCAAATTTGGGAAAACAAACAGTCTTTTCCCTTCGTCTGTGCCATTCCTCAGTGCGCCGAGAACAAAAACTTTAACGGCGAACAGCTAGAAGTCGCTCTCGATTTCGCCGACTATGTTGCAAAAGAGTATGGTACAGATCCAGATCGCTTCTATATCACTGGCGTGTCCCAGGGAGGCGATGGCGTCTGGCATGCGATCAGCAAGTATCCTGAACGCTTCGCTGCCGCTGTACCGCTTTGTGGCAAACCCCGCGTTGATGCTGAGAAGCTCGCTGGCTCAGGTTTGCCCATCTGGAATCTCTACAATCAGGGCGATAGTGCAAGTCTTGTCAAAATGAATGAAGAGACGCGACAACAGTTGCTCGAAGCTGGTGCGAGTCCAAACTTTACCCAATACAAGCAAGGCGGCCACGACTGCTGGAACCTTGGATTTCGTTCAGTCGGAATGTGGAATTGGTTGACCAAACAGAGTCGAACCCCAGACCGTGCGAAAAATGGGCTGTTCCAGTTGTTATCGCCGCAACAGGCGTTGGATGCATGGACGGCTAGTCCAGATTCTGCTTGGATAGCATCGGAAGACGGCTCTCTTGTTGCTTCGTCTGCGGTAGGTGATGCCGATCACTTTGCGATGTTAGTGAGCGATCTTGCCTACGGCCCATTCGATTTCCATGTCGATGCGATCTTTGGCGAAACTGCATCTCTGTGTCGCATCGTCCTGGTCGAAAGCGATGGCGATTCCGTTTCTCCTTCCGGATTGGAAATTGTGTTGCCTCTTTCTGAGGCAGGCATCGGCGGAGTGCGTCGGCTGAATGGCGAATGGATTGCAGCATTAAATCCCGAAGCTCAGCGACAACTTCAAGCCGACCATGCCAATGATATTCGTATTGCTGGCCAAGGGAAGCATCTCGAATTGCGAATCAATGGGTGGCTGGCAATGGAAATGCCGCTTCTGGATTCAGAGAATGGCCAGGCAAGAGAATTGCGGCCGGCGATCGTATCCGACGAAGGAGTCAGCTGGAAAAACCTGCGAGTGCGATCTGTACAGGAGCGGGGTTAG
- a CDS encoding alpha/beta fold hydrolase encodes MNSASASSSVRQSRRRLAGELAFVIAFWVAANLIAFRIIDLYERNADCTQYGLPFEVAMKFEDRKAPLVDLKYGDRKFARYELLAPLKQEFGRRYPLILYLHGLGERGDDNVRQLRSLPALLASDAYRERYPCYLVAPQCSMAAGWWFVRNRQPGATFPDELDAVCEILNHVIKTCAVDVDRIYVIGFSMGGYGAWELACRCPDRFAAVIPVAGGGSIDRAELLRETTIWAIHGAADDVVSPAGSRDMIAAIRAAGGTPHYSELAGVGHGVWEPVFRDSHELLDWLFQQKRRSVLGDTSAS; translated from the coding sequence ATGAATAGCGCTTCCGCTTCCAGTTCCGTTCGCCAGTCGAGAAGAAGGCTTGCCGGCGAGTTAGCATTTGTCATCGCATTTTGGGTGGCCGCCAACTTGATCGCATTTCGGATTATCGATTTATACGAGCGAAACGCTGACTGCACTCAATATGGCCTCCCCTTTGAAGTCGCGATGAAGTTCGAGGATCGAAAGGCTCCCCTCGTCGATCTTAAATATGGAGATCGCAAGTTCGCAAGATACGAGTTGCTTGCGCCGCTCAAGCAAGAGTTCGGGCGACGTTATCCCTTGATTCTCTATTTGCACGGGCTGGGAGAACGGGGAGACGACAATGTACGGCAATTGCGATCGTTACCGGCGCTGCTGGCCAGCGACGCTTATCGGGAGCGATATCCCTGTTATCTGGTGGCGCCGCAATGCTCGATGGCGGCTGGTTGGTGGTTTGTACGAAACCGTCAGCCGGGAGCAACCTTTCCCGATGAATTGGATGCGGTTTGCGAAATTCTTAACCACGTCATTAAAACGTGTGCAGTCGATGTCGATCGCATTTATGTCATTGGGTTTTCCATGGGCGGATATGGCGCCTGGGAGTTGGCCTGTCGATGTCCTGACAGGTTCGCCGCGGTGATTCCCGTGGCTGGTGGAGGAAGTATCGATCGAGCTGAATTGCTAAGGGAAACGACAATTTGGGCGATCCATGGCGCCGCGGACGATGTCGTTTCTCCAGCGGGCTCGCGCGACATGATCGCCGCAATCCGAGCTGCGGGCGGAACGCCCCATTATTCCGAACTTGCAGGCGTCGGGCATGGAGTTTGGGAGCCTGTTTTTCGCGACTCCCATGAACTGCTCGATTGGCTGTTTCAGCAAAAGCGTCGTAGCGTGCTTGGAGATACCTCCGCTAGTTGA
- a CDS encoding OpgC family protein, with product MNLSSTYPSQKLSLTPSEDPNGDIGVAHPPQVGTRRLELDFLRGVALLVVLVDHIEARGGVKLISAWTPISLGFSDGAEAFVFLSGVVFGLVGFRRLERNGFLFVQKSALWRALLIYVTFLFATWAVLLVAMLFGASSASLTRLIDLGDGVLLPWLWSFTLCFQPYCLEILAFYVVLMPFATVLLWLYDRYWQLACLLSLGAYMAARNFNWVELPRFPWGDREWYFNPFAWQFVFFLGLVASRIDFKTAGSRLARFLAIIFAIAVLAWGLRVQWSTSPLPELEFLGEGIQEWLGDWREKTRPHPLRIVHFLCLAYLLAILLPGPTAKFWKSVWAAPIVKAGQHSLQVYALGVVAMYLCFPLLDAFRGNSELVLFVAMDCCLVSIGFAYFVAWIKSPRRIMPQSTI from the coding sequence TTGAATTTGTCGTCCACCTATCCGAGTCAGAAGTTGTCGCTTACGCCAAGCGAAGATCCGAATGGCGACATCGGTGTCGCCCATCCACCGCAAGTGGGAACCCGCCGGCTAGAGTTGGATTTTTTACGTGGAGTGGCGCTGCTGGTAGTGTTGGTGGACCATATCGAAGCTCGGGGAGGCGTTAAGCTCATCAGCGCCTGGACTCCGATTTCGTTGGGCTTTTCCGATGGGGCGGAAGCGTTTGTCTTTTTGTCTGGCGTGGTGTTTGGGCTCGTTGGTTTTCGGCGGCTTGAGCGGAATGGATTCCTATTCGTCCAGAAAAGCGCACTCTGGCGAGCACTGCTGATCTATGTCACCTTTCTGTTCGCGACATGGGCCGTGCTGCTTGTCGCCATGCTCTTCGGTGCATCTTCTGCGTCACTGACAAGATTGATCGACCTGGGCGACGGCGTGCTTTTGCCTTGGCTCTGGTCGTTTACTCTCTGCTTCCAGCCCTATTGTTTGGAGATTCTCGCGTTCTACGTCGTTTTAATGCCGTTCGCAACCGTATTGCTCTGGCTTTATGACCGCTATTGGCAACTGGCTTGTCTCCTCTCCCTGGGCGCCTATATGGCGGCTCGAAATTTCAACTGGGTAGAATTGCCCCGTTTTCCTTGGGGAGATAGGGAATGGTATTTCAATCCATTCGCGTGGCAGTTTGTGTTCTTTCTGGGGCTGGTCGCTTCACGAATCGACTTTAAGACTGCCGGGTCGCGGCTCGCTCGATTCTTAGCGATTATTTTTGCCATCGCCGTACTGGCTTGGGGACTTCGCGTTCAGTGGTCGACAAGTCCACTGCCGGAGTTGGAATTTCTTGGTGAAGGAATTCAGGAGTGGCTAGGCGATTGGCGCGAGAAGACGCGACCGCACCCGCTTCGGATTGTTCACTTCCTCTGTCTGGCTTATCTGCTGGCGATCTTGTTGCCGGGCCCTACTGCAAAATTTTGGAAAAGCGTTTGGGCGGCGCCAATCGTCAAGGCTGGTCAGCATTCGCTGCAAGTCTACGCCTTGGGCGTTGTCGCGATGTACCTTTGCTTTCCCTTGCTAGACGCGTTTCGCGGCAACTCTGAACTAGTGCTGTTCGTCGCGATGGACTGCTGTCTCGTTTCGATTGGTTTTGCGTACTTCGTCGCTTGGATCAAATCGCCCCGAAGAATCATGCCTCAATCCACAATATAA